A region from the Fusarium musae strain F31 chromosome 1, whole genome shotgun sequence genome encodes:
- a CDS encoding hypothetical protein (EggNog:ENOG41): MAEAFGIAGSAFGTVSLGIQLFTDISKYLDSVDGRDGDLERAKNYAQDFHSSLVALRTWASITGFGDTNLERAINHGQANCAGAIKNLSAMVAELKGQDPFPNSRASKAKAIYVKLKYPFKKQNLENLEKQLFDTISVLKFALLILQVDQKD, from the exons ATGGCCGAAGCTTTTGGCATCGCCGGCAGCGCTTTTGGGACAGTCTCCCTGGGAATCCAGCTATTCACTGACATATCCAAATATCTCGATAGCGTTGATGGCCGGGATGGAGATCTCGAGCGCGCAAAGAATTATGCGCAGGACTTTCATTCATCCTTAGTCGCACTGAGGACATGGGCCTCCATTACTGGATTTGGCGATACTAACCTCGAAAGAGCGATCAACCATGGCCAGGCCAATTGTGCGGGCGCCATCAAGAATTTGTCAGCGATGGTTGCAGAATTAAAAGGCCAGGACCCTTTCCCTAACAGTCGCGCTTCAAAAGCCAAGGCAATCTATGTCAAACTCAAATATCCATTCAAAAAGCAAAATCTGgagaacttggagaagcAATTATTCGATACAATCAGCGTTCTGAAGTTCGCTTTGCTTATTTTGCAAGT CGATCAGAAGGACTAG
- a CDS encoding hypothetical protein (EggNog:ENOG41) produces MAPQIPTIAEIRASTEILSPPGASATVVKVGENFAVKFGHTVSSEEAEAFQYISSNTKVPVPEFYGMLVEPETGINFIVMEYINAKSLGDLWPTLGVPDRLQIISQLRAALRELRSLEPPSYLGSLNRKPLSDGVFWTPDQNPAKSGPFETEDDLNEGMLQRLAEHEPLAHITLLRTLITATLRDHKVKFTHGDLQPKNILVKRTGLNYPPYEIKIIDWEISGWYPEYWEFYNATIAGRFRPEWLDLVQHMMQVYVPDPAVRFGGQQQDKPS; encoded by the exons ATGGCACCTCAGATCCCTACAATCGCGGAAATACGCGCATCCACCGAAATACTCAGCCCTCCTGGTGCGTCGGCTACTGTTGTTAAAGTCGGTGAAAACTTCGCAGTCAAGTTCGGCCATACCGTCTCTtccgaagaagctgaggccTTCCAATACATCTCATCCAACACCAAGGTTCCTGTACCGGAGTTCTATGGTATGTTGGTGGAGCCAGAGACCGGTATCAACTTCATCGTTATGGAGTATATCAACGCCAAGAGCCTAGGAGATCTCTGGCCAACCCTTGGAGTTCCCGACAGGTTACAAATTATCAGCCAACTTCGTGCTGCTTTACGGGAGTTGCGTAGCCTTGAACCGCCTTCTTATCTGGGTTCTCTCAATCGAAAACCCTTAAGTGATGGAGTCTTCTGGACGCCAGATCAGAACCCAGCCAAGTCAGGTCCTTTCGAGACTGAAGATGACCTCAATGAAGGGATGCTCCAACGGCTAGCGGAACACGAACCCCTGGCACATATCACACTCCTACGGACACTCATCACCGCGACTTTGCGAGATCATAAGGTGAAGTTCACGCATGGGGATCTGCAGCCTAAGAATATCCTTGTCAAAAGGACGGGACTGAATTATCCTCCTTATGAGATCAAAATTATAGACTGGGAAATTTCAGGTTGGTATCCGGAGTACTGGGAATTTTACAACGCTACGATCGCTGGTCGATTTCGGCCGGAATGGCTAGATCTGGTGCAGCATATGATGCAGGTCTACGTGCCAGA TCCGGCAGTTCGCTTCGGTGGACAGCAACAAGATAAACCTTCGTGA
- the MSP5_1 gene encoding Pre-mRNA-splicing factor rse1 (EggNog:ENOG41), producing MAATSNMFLYSLSLQPPTAISQASVGHFSGTKEQQILTVSGSILTLYSPDTTHERLQPFLSHDLFSIVRSIVSFRLAGSSKDYIIVATDSGRIAVLEYLPAQNRFSRIHLETFGKSGVRRTVPGEYLAADPKGRACIIASIEKNKLVYVLNRNSQAELTISSPLEAHKQGILVLSLVALDVGYSNSVFAALETDYSDSDQDPSGQETPDVELVYYELDLGLNHVVRKWSEAVDSTASLLFQVPGGNDGPSGVLVCGEESITYRHSNQDPLRVPIPRRRGATEDPQRKRTIIGGVMHKLKNSPEAFFYNEGSLTGEVRRIKIKYFDTLPVASSLCILKSGFLFVTTESGNHHFYQFEKLGDDDSEPAVTSDDFPTDPRAAYEPVYFYPRPLENLNLVESIDSLSPLLDCKVADLTGEDAPQIYSVSGNGAKSHFRMLKHGLEINEVATSELPGTVSGV from the exons ATGGCGGCTACATCGAATATGTTTTTGTACTCGCTTTCGCTCCAGCCTCCGACAGCCATTTCTCAAGCGAGCGTCGGCCATTTCTCTGGCACAAAGGAACAGCAAATTCTCACTGTATCGGGCTCCATTTTGACATTGTATAGTCCCGATACGACTCACGAAAGGCTCCAGCCATTCCTCTCGCATGACCTCTTCAGCATAGTTCGATCGATTGTGTCTTTCCGTCTTGCGGGAAGCTCCAAGG ATTACATTATTGTGGCAACCGATTCTGGCCGTATCGCTGTTCTCGAGTATTTGCCGGCTCAAAACCGTTTCTCTCGCATTCACTTGGAGACGTTCGGCAAGTCTGGCGTGCGTCGAACCGTCCCCGGCGAATACCTAGCTGCCGACCCAAAAGGCCGGGCCTGCATCATTGCTTCCATCGAAAAGAACAAGCTCGTCTACGTCCTCAATCGCAACTCTCAAGCCGAACTCACTATATCCTCCCCACTCGAAGCGCACAAACAGGGAATCCTTGTGCTGTCCCTCGTAGCCCTCGATGTGGGTTATTCGAATTCTGTCTTTGCAGCTCTTGAGACGGACTATTCAGACTCAGACCAGGACCCCTCCGGACAAGAGACACCCGACGTTGAGCTCGTTTACTACGAGCTGGATCTAGGTCTGAACCACGTGGTCCGCAAGTGGTCGGAAGCTGTTGACTCGACGGCATCATTGCTCTTCCAAGTCCCTGGCGGCAATGATGGCCCAAGTGGCGTCCTTGTGTGTGGGGAAGAGAGCATCACGTACCGACATTCGAACCAAGACCCTCTCCGTGTCCCAATCCCACGGCGTCGAGGAGCTACCGAAGACCCGCAACGCAAGCGTACTATCATTGGTGGTGTGATGCACAAGCTCAAAAACAGCCCTGAAGCGTTTTTCT ATAACGAGGGTAGTCTGACAGGAGAGGTGCGGCGCATCAAGATTAAGTATTTTGATACTCTCCCTGTTGCGAGCAGTCTATGTATTCTTAAGAGCGGATTTCTCTTTGTTACTACTGAGTCTGGTAATCATCACTTTTATCAATTTGAAAAGCTCGGCGACGACGATTCAGAGCCTGCAGTTACTAGCGACGATTTCCCCACCGACCCTCGTGCTGCTTACGAGCCTGTATACTTCTACCCACGACCTCTAGAGAATCTCAACTTGGTAGAAAGCATCGATTCTCTAAGTCCTCTTCTGGACTGTAAGGTTGCTGATTTAACAGGGGAAGACGCGCCGCAGATCTATTCGGTATCCGGTAACGGCGCGAAGAGCCATTTTCGGATGCTCAAGCATGGGCTAGAGATTAACGAGGTTGCGACTTCTGAGCTGCCTGGAACAGTCTCTGGTGTCTAG
- the RSE1 gene encoding pre-mRNA-splicing factor rse1 (EggNog:ENOG41) — MSVGDEFEQVSDSGFLTSVTTLAIQQIADDGLVQVHPRGIRHLRGGEINEWPAPQHRSIVAVATNEQQIAVALSSGEIVYFEVDSDGSLAEYDEKKEIFSTVTCLSLGPVPEGRVRSPMLAVGCEDCTVRILSLDPDSTLESKSIQALTAAPSALSIMAMEDPLSHSSGLYLHIGLSSGVYLRTGLDEITGELSDTQTRFLGLKAIKLFQVMVKGQTCILALGSKPWMGYTDSKRGYMMTPLDCDELEWGWNFSSEQCEEGIIAIHANFLHIFSIENLYDNMVRKSLPLTYTPRHFVKHPHEPYFYTVEADNNTLGPELRTQLLAAAAETQTNGDAKSLPPEEFGYPRGRGRWASCISVVDPIGEQVLQKIELEGNEAAMSAAVVPFIGQDGESFLLVGTSKDMILNPRQFSEGYIHVYRFQQNGRELEFIHKTKVEEPPKALVAFQGRLAAGIGKALRIYDLGLKQLLRKVQVEVAPQLIVSLNTQGNRIVVGDIQQGVTMVMFDHESQKLIPFVDDTVARWTTCTAMIDSESVAGGDKFGNLWIVRCPDEASHEAKDGGSRLINGLQHLHGAPTRFDLVAHLFTQCIPTSITKTSLVVGGQDVIVWSGLQGSIGVLIPFVTREDADFFLALEAQMRSQDQSLVGRDHLMYRGYYVPAKGVIDGDLCERFRLLSLEKKQRIATELDRTVTEIQRKISEARTRSAF, encoded by the exons ATGAGTGTCGGAGACGAATTCGAGCAAGTGAGCGATTCGGGATTTCTCACCTCTGTGACGACCCTCGCCATACAGCAAATCGCAGACGATGGTCTGGTACAAGTTCACCCTAGAGGTATACGACATCTCCGTGGCGGGGAAATCAACGAGTGGCCTGCTCCCCAACATCGAAGTATCGTGGCTGTTGCTACAAATGAGCAACAGATTGCTGTCGCTTTGAGCTCAGGGGAGATTGTCTATTTCGAAGTGGACAGCGATGGATCGCTTGCGGAGtacgacgagaagaaggagatatTTAGCACAGTGACCTGTCTAAGCTTAGGGCCTGTCCCTGAGGGACGAGTCCGAAGTCCTATGTTGGCGGTGGGGTGCGAGGATTGCACTGTTCGAATCCTTAGCTTGGACCCAGATTCCACGCTTGAGAGCAAGTCTATACAGGCCCTAACTGCAGCACCCTCGGCGCTAAGCATCATGGCGATGGAGGATCCATTATCGCATAGCTCTGGATTGTACCTGCACATCGGCCTGAGTTCTGGCGTTTATCTCAGAACTGGTTTGGATGAAATTACAGGAGAGCTATCAGATACGCAAACGAGATTTCTGGGTCTGAAGGCTATCAAGCTCTTTCAGGTAATGGTCAAGGGACAGACCTGTATCTTAGCTCTTGGCTCCAAGCCATGGATGGGGTATACAGACTCTAAACGAGGATATATGATGACACCTCTTGACTGCGACGAGTTGGAGTGGGGTTGGAACTTCAGCAGTGAGCAGTGTGAGGAGGGTATCATCGCGATTCATGCCAACTTCCTACA TATCTTCTCCATCGAAAACCTGTATGATAACATGGTACGGAAATCTCTGCCTCTCACATACACACCACGCCATTTTGTTAAGCATCCTCATGAGCCGTACTTCTACACGGTGGAAGCGGACAACAATACACTAGGTCCTGAACTCCGTACCCAGTTGCTAGCGGCGGCAGCTGAAACTCAAACGAATGGGGATGCCAAATCACTCCCACCAGAAGAGTTTGGCTATCCGCGTGGTCGCGGCCGATGGGCCTCTTGTATAAGTGTTGTCGATCCCATTGGCGAACAGGTGCTTCAGAAGATTGAGCTCGAAGGCAACGAGGCTGCTATGAGTGCTGCGGTGGTACCATTTATTGGCCAAGATGGCGAGAGCTTCCTGCTCGTTGGTACTAGCAAAGACATGATCCTCAATCCCAGACAATTCTCAGAAGGCTACATCCACGTCTATCGATTCCAACAAAACGGGAGAGAGCTGGAGTTCATCCATAAGACCAAGGTAGAGGAGCCTCCGAAGGCGCTGGTGGCCTTTCAAGGTCGACTAGCCGCAGGAATTGGCAAAGCTCTACGGATCTATGATCTGGGCTTGAAGCAGTTACTTCGAAAGGTCCAAGTTGAGGTAGCGCCGCAACTGATTGTATCTCTAAACACTCAAGGCAATCGTATCGTCGTCGGGGATATCCAGCAGGGCGTGACGATGGTTATGTTCGATCATGAGTCTCAGAAGCTAATTCCTTTCGTTGATGATACAGTTGCACGCTGGACAACCTGTACGGCGATGATTGACTCTGAATCAGTGGCTGGGGGTGATAAATTCGGTAACCTCTGGATTGTGCGATGTCCCGACGAAGCAAGTCATGAGGCAAAAGATGGTGGAAGTCGCCTCATCAATGGCCTGCAGCATCTGCATGGGGCACCAACAAGATTCGACTTAGTGGCCCATTTATTTACCCAATGTATACCGACCAGTATCACCAAGACCAGCCTCGTTGTGGGTGGGCAGGACGTCATCGTCTGGAGCGGCTTGCAGGGCAGTATCGGCGTGCTCATTCCCTTCGTCACGCGCGAGGACGCCGACTTCTTCCTGGCGCTAGAGGCGCAAATGCGTTCTCAAGACCAATCACTTGTCGGCCGCGACCACCTGATGTATCGCGGCTATTACGTCCCGGCTAAGGGGGTCATAGACGGAGACCTCTGCGAGAGGTTCAGATTACTCTCTCTGGAGAAAAAGCAGAGAATCGCGACAGAGCTAGATCGTACCGTGACGGAAATTCAACGAAAGATCTCG GAAGCTCGAACTCGATCCGCCTTCTAG
- a CDS encoding hypothetical protein (EggNog:ENOG41), with protein MRHDLAYWQVHDTEDDCDLIIRSNSGHVFYCHICPSQFIRSPAITEQYFKCLELLRSGEVEIDDFYEEDAHEWLLKCFEPLVTRLAPPSEHQVVTQPTLAQYYFPEQTFVCHLEAMDDELQPKELDTKNHGWSSPIVRFDSDFLAQLDDWTQSYTPSQVQVCYDRPEDSLIKPPTCIAVTDQDGQPLKCFFKKFGLSFGPSHAKKELLVLKKITESQIPHPPQAYICRLVGVVREGNGLLGMLLSWVDKKSVLSKAKASASSPELRKRWAIQIRNSLDILHDKGIIWGDVKAENVLIDKNDNAWIIDFGGSYTMGWVDEDKAGTLEGDEQGVARILRLLE; from the coding sequence ATGCGACACGACCTAGCCTACTGGCAAGTGCACGATACCGAGGATGACTGTGATTTGATCATCCGCTCTAACTCTGGCCATGTCTTCTACTGCCATATTTGTCCTAGTCAATTTATTCGATCTCCCGCCATCACAGAACAGTACTTCAAATGTCTCGAGCTCTTGAGATCGGGAGAAGTTGAGATCGACGATTTCTACGAGGAGGATGCCCATGAGTGGCTGCTCAAGTGCTTTGAGCCTTTAGTTACGCGACTTGCGCCACCTTCCGAACACCAGGTCGTTACGCAGCCGACCTTGGCTCAGTACTATTTCCCCGAACAAACATTTGTCTGCCACCTTGAAGCTATGGATGATGAGTTACAGCCCAAAGAACTCGACACCAAGAACCATGGATGGAGTAGCCCCATTGTCAGATTCGACTCCGATTTCTTGGCGCAGCTGGATGATTGGACTCAATCCTACACTCCATCTCAAGTTCAAGTATGCTATGATCGACCTGAGGACAGTCTCATCAAACCGCCAACATGCATCGCCGTCACTGACCAAGATGGTCAACCCCTCAAatgtttcttcaagaagttcGGACTCTCCTTTGGCCCATCACATGCAAAGAAGGAGCTCCTCGTATTGAAGAAGATCACCGAATCTCAGATACCTCATCCACCTCAAGCCTATATTTGCCGACTCGTGGGCGTGGTTCGGGAAGGTAATGGGCTGCTAGGAATGTTACTCTCCTGGGTTGACAAGAAGAGTGTCCTGTCCAAGGCCAAAGCTTCTGCGAGCTCCCCAGAGTTAAGGAAACGTTGGGCAATTCAGATTCGCAATTCACTTGACATTCTTCACGACAAGGGCATCATATGGGGAGACGTCAAAGCGGAGAATGTTCTCATAGATAAGAATGATAATGCATGGATCATTGACTTTGGTGGAAGCTACACTATGGGTTGGGTTGATGAGGACAAGGCTGGGACACTGGAGGGCGATGAGCAGGGTGTTGCGAGAATCTTGAGACTTCTGGAGTAG
- a CDS encoding hypothetical protein (EggNog:ENOG41): MQLPRYHTIPVCSEGQKNVIRGLASRRKELKTLAQRELTPAERQNLNFCEPGILDRNAAQTQRFLEENNCHVPVRPKVYDNIERPAESKSIYLLISQGDVAESALENGFLMPITLFDDVFRSLAEWLDSSHSDLRRWQDFLFSSYICWLVDHGGDLHSTVPTPWGSTTAAHYFMAYLGTTQNCFNSDGDEVNATSPLSTADRLEIEEEDSLRLELLEKLVTEFERERGNYADLLSFAQEYWAPRMEVVYEEIESYVLTEIQRQEAEEAGVVWECYGPQLAENEEEVSKLEKVLRELDEIATDPARPRLV; the protein is encoded by the exons ATGCAGCTACCGCGGTATCACACCATACCCGTCTGCAGTGAGGGCCAAAAGAACGTCATCCGGGGTCTAGCCTCCCGAAGGAAAGAGCTGAAAACACTCGCACAGCGCGAGCTCACTCCAGCAGAAAGACAAAACTTGAACTTCTGCGAACCCGGTATTCTAGATCGGAATGCGGCCCAGACCCAGCGGTTCCTGGAGGAAAACAATTGCCATGTTCCAGTGCGTCCGAAGGTGTATGACAATATTGAGAGGCCTGCGGAGTCCAAATCAATCTACCTGCTTATCTCCCAAGGCGATGTTGCTGAGTCTGCCCTGGAAAATGGCTTCCTTATGCCAATAACCTTATTTGATGACGTTTTCCGCTCGCTAGCAGAATGGCTGGACTCTAGCCATTCTGACCTTCGGCGGTGGCAGgacttcttgttctcatcatATATTTGCTGGTTGGTTGATCATGGGGGAGACCTCCACTCCACAGTCCCGACTCCGTGGGGCAGTACAACAGCAGCGCACTACTTCATGGCCTATCTCGGCACGACTCAAAACTGTTTTAACA gcgatggcgatgaagtcAACGCCACTTCTCCATTGTCGACAGCGGATCGCCTCGaaattgaagaggaagacagCTTGCGACTGGAGCTACTTGAAAAGCTCGTCACGGAATTTGAAAGGGAGCGTGGTAACTATGCTGATCTGTTGTCCTTTGCACAAGAATATTGGGCTCCAAGGATGGAGGTTGTTTATGAAGAGATCGAGTCATATGTTCTGACGGAGATTCAGCGACAAGAAGCCGAGGAAGCTGGAGTTGTCTGGGAATGTTATGGTCCGCAACTTGCTGAGAACGAAGAGGAGGTAAGTAAACTGGAGAAGGTTCTGAGGGAGCTCGATGAAATTGCTACAGATCCTGCAAGACCAAGGCTTGTGTAG